GGCGCAGATCTGCGCCCCCTATATTCATCCGGACGAAAAAGATGCTGTTTTTGAAATAAGTTTCCCTGCCAGTACTGTGATATACAAAAACTACGCTTAATTTAAATCCACCTGAGCGAGAGCAATATCAGGAATCAGCGTCAGCCCAGTCTCATTAGCGTCCGCTTTCCTTTTGTCTTGACTACTGTAAGGTCAAAATCTATATTATCCAGTCATATGAAGATAGATATATCAAAATTCGACGATGGTTTAAACCATCTTAAGATGGCGTTACCGGCACGGGGAATGAGCCTTATGAAACACGGCCATATTATCGGTGATATCAAGCTGGATGCGCACTTCGACAAGAGACTGCATGATTTGAATTTAAAGGCAAGAGTCTCCGCATCAGCTCTGCTGGTTTGCGACCGCTGTCTAAAAAGCTTTGAGAAGAGTGTTGCATCCGGATTTGAGCTTTATTTCACCGCAAAGTTGAGCGACAGTGAGAGTTTAGGAATACGCTACTTCAATCCGAATGACCCTGTAATCGACCTCAGGGAAGAGATTCATTCGGCGCTGGTTCTGACTCTGCCGATAAAAACTCTCTGTGTACCGGATTGTAAGGGACTCTGCCCCGTATGTGGTGCGAACCGGAACGATGAGGATTGCGGCTGCGTTACGGAGTTTCACGACAACAGGTGGGAAAAGCTTAAGGAAATACAATTTAACCGGTCATAACGGATAAAAAATAAGGAATAGTTTTGGCGCTACCAAAAAGAAAAATTTCAAAATCTCGTAGGGATAAAAGACGAACGCACTACAAGGCAACAGTTTCAACAACTGTTACCTGCCCGAAATGTTTACAGCCTAAGCTGGCACACAGGGTATGTCCGAATTGTGGATATTATAACGGCAGATCTGTAATAGCTCCAGCGGAATAAAATAATTACAGGTACACTTCC
This sequence is a window from Candidatus Neomarinimicrobiota bacterium. Protein-coding genes within it:
- the rpmF gene encoding 50S ribosomal protein L32 yields the protein MALPKRKISKSRRDKRRTHYKATVSTTVTCPKCLQPKLAHRVCPNCGYYNGRSVIAPAE
- a CDS encoding DUF177 domain-containing protein, which encodes MKIDISKFDDGLNHLKMALPARGMSLMKHGHIIGDIKLDAHFDKRLHDLNLKARVSASALLVCDRCLKSFEKSVASGFELYFTAKLSDSESLGIRYFNPNDPVIDLREEIHSALVLTLPIKTLCVPDCKGLCPVCGANRNDEDCGCVTEFHDNRWEKLKEIQFNRS